DNA from Anaerolineales bacterium:
CTTCGAGAATCACTAGAAAACCTGACTTTTCGAAGAGATGGTGACAAGTATGAAAGGGCGTATGGCCATCTTCTCGCACCTAATTTCCCAAATTGCGAGATTTTCTGGAAATTCTTTGTAGGTCCTTATGCCCAAATGGCTTCTACGCAACCCCTAAACAGTGATCGCAACAGCAGCAAGTTAAAAGAGATAGAAACACTACGGCTGGTTGGGTGGAGTCATTACACAATGTTTCTGCATCTTGTATTTGCCAGAGTTCACTTGCAAACAAGGATGATTTCTTCAATCGAAAACACTTACTCACATCTAGTATCGGCATGTGATTTGGCAGATAACACAGTCGCTCAATTCCATCTACTTATGCTAAAGGCAAGGAATGAGGAGACAAAAGTAAAGTGTAAAAAAAGAAAGCGCCTTCGAGAATGTGAAGAATTAAGGAAAGAATATTTTGGTGACAAATTCAGCGAGCAGTTCAACGGATATCTAAACCATGTAAGAAACATAAAAGTGCTTAGGAACATTCTCGTTCACGATGTAATGCTAGCGCGCATATCTTCGCCTGAAGGATATCTGATACCCAAATCCGAAAAGGCCAGACTATATATGAAGAATAACTTGGGAGAAACCCAAAAAGCCGCAAACACAGGTGCGGAAATGAGTAATTTTCGGGAAGAATACGAACAGGCTGAAGATGATACGGTGCAGCTTGAAGTTAAGCTAAATGCTTTATGGGAAAAGATGATCTCAGATTTTAAGAATGAATTCTTTTCTGAGAAAGATTCACTTAGAAAGTTCTATGAAATAGAAGCCGAAAATCCCGAACATCTCATGCCACCTAGTAGTAGTTCCCAGTTTCTCCCTTCGCCCGTCAGACCACGCCAACCATATTCCGGTGGTTCTATCATAGTTGACTCGAGCAGACACGAACCTGATTAATAGCCTTTCTTCCCGCAGCCGGGAGACGGCAGCGGGGGCCTCGGCTTGTCAAGGGGAGCGCATGACCAGCCAAACTAACAACCCTGCCCTTGACAAGCTGGGGTGCTGCCGTAGGCTGCGAAAGGGAAGAAAGGCGAAAGAGTAGACACAATAGACACTAATCAGATTGACACTTCCCGAAAGCTACAGTATCTTTTTTGTGGGGCTGGTTCTGGCTTCTTCAACCAGAGTACGTAAAGGACTAATCGTACAGAGTTCCCCCTAAAGGTCTATCGAGAGGCGCAGCCAGCGCCGAGTGGCTATTGCAGCCCCAGGGCAGCTATTTTGGTCGGCGGACGCCCTGAATTTCATGTGACCAAGTGAATTGAATAGCTGATGTTCTCTGAGGCAGTTTGCCTGCTTTTTGGCACACCTGTTTCCCACAGACCACAGCAAGCAAGTAAGTAGCTGATGCTGAGCACCGAACCGGAGCGCACGTGAGGAGCACCGGAAGCGGAGCGGAAGTGCACTACTTCTTGCCAATTTCATCGGCAGCCCCCCAATACTGTTAGGGGGGCGTAAATTGGTCACGGAGTAAATATGGAATTCAGGATACATTGGTTTGCTGTAACTATTTGGGGAACAACAGATTTTGCGCTAAAACTCTGGGAAGTTTGGTTTCAAAAGAGCTTAGGCCACATGCAGCCACAGGGCTATGGTGGCAGGCTGTACCAGTCAATCTATAAGGCACTAGCAGAAAGCAAGCTCTACTGCGCTCCTAGACTGGCTACTGACGATTCTGAACAACACTTCCATTTTGAGCTACCTGGGTCAGCTTGCGAGGCTTTGCACCCAAAGCTGCTGCAGGACTTTATGCTTGCGCTGGAGCATGTCGAACGCTTCCAGTTCACTCGCCTTGACTTAGCTTGGGATGGCGTGCCGTTCACGCCCGAAGATTTAGAGCAAGCTGGCGAAAGCAATATGCTGCGGACTTACGCAAGGCGGGAAACTCTTAGCTTCGAAAGCACACCATACAAGCCAAGAGAAGACGGGCAGATAGGCCACTCCATTTTCAGAATGGGTAGCCGGCAGTCTTCGCGCTATCTGCGCGTGTACAACCTGCATGGTCCAGTTCGCCTTGAAATTGAAACTCGTAGCAAGCGGGCTGACACTATTGCCAGAGATGTGCTGGTTCATGCGCCTGATGATTGGGCAGCAAAAGCAATGGCGCACCTGCGGGATTTTGTAGATGTGCATGCAGATTATTGGCAGGAATTTATTCAGGGTGAAGCTAGAGCCAATTGCACAGTTACAGATGCACGCACAAGTGAGATGTCTAGAATTTCTGATTGGCTTTACAAGCAGGTTGCTCCCAGCCTGTCAGTCTTAGCTGATGTTTACGGCGAGGATGCAGTAGATCGTCTGCTCAAAACTGGACGGCGCAAGCGAGGCAAACGCTTTGATAGCTTGCTATCTGGGGGCAACCATGAATCTTGAAGCCTATCCCCCATTCCAATTATTGAAAGCTACGCAGGTTGCACAAATCCTCAATGTCAGTCGGGCGTTCGCATATCAGCTTATGAAAAAGGGTGAGCTACCCACAGTCAAGATGCAAGGGGCTGTACGGGTCAAGCTGGAAGACCTAAAGCGATACATTGAAGCTAAGCGAACAGCGATGGTGTAGGTAGGTTTACAATGACTCAGACCACCTGCACTTTAACAATCCGGCCAAACTGCCTTTCCTAACTCTGGTAAAGGAGTCAAGGAATGGCAAAAAGAAGAAACAATCAAGAAGGGGCTATCTATCAAAAGCCCAATGGTCGCTGGCAAGCACAATTCTCAATCGAGGGCAGAAGGTTTAGCAAGTCTTTTCCTTCGAAACGGGAGTGCGTAGATTGGCTGCGTGAAATGGCTAATCAAAAAGACCGAGGCCTGACCTCGAAAGGGGTAGACCTAACCTTTCATGAATTCTTTGAAAGATGGTTGCTGCTTACAAAGCCGAGGGTCAGGCCAAAAACATGGCTGCAATATCGAGGGATAGGCAGCTATCACCTCATGCCCAAGTTTGGAAAGACGAAGCTAGTAGATATCAAGCCAGCAGCAATTCAAGACCTGTACGCCGAGAAACTTAGAGATGGTCTGGGTGCTCGCACCGTTCAGCTAATTCATGGGGTTTTGCGCTCATCGTTAGGGTTTGCCGAGCGTCAGGGGCTAATCTCTTACAGTCCCACAAAGCGAGTAGACAAACCAACTTTCATGCAACCGGAAATGAAGTTCCTGTCAGATGTTCAAGTAAAAGCCCTGCTTGCGCTCACAGAAGGCAGCAGCTTAGGAACATTGCTTCAGATGGCAGTTACTACCGGAATGCGGCAAGGCGAGTTACTTGGGCTTCGCTGGGCTGATGTGGATTGGGCAAGTGCTACTGTTCGTGTTCGCAGGCAACTGCAGCGAATTCCCTATCAAGGGCTTATCTTTACTGAGCCTAAGAGCCGCAATGGTATTCGCACAGTCCAGTTGGGAAGCCTGACTTTGCGAGCGTTGATGCAGCACAAAGAGCGGCAAGGTGCCGAATTCCTAAATGGCGAGAACACAGAAGACCTGCTGTTCCCTTCCTCAACGGGAACGCCAAAAGAGCCACGCATCCTCTACGCTCAGTTCAAGAAAGCCTTAAAGATGGCTAGAGTTCCTGATGTTAGGTTTCATGACCTGCGGCATACCGCAGCTTCGCTAATGCTCATGAGTGGGATGGAGCTAATCCGCATTGCTCGGCAGCTGGGACACTCTAAACCAAGTATCACGCTGGATATCTACGGTCACTTGATACCCGGCCTTGAAAATGCATCTGCAGAGCGTTTGGATGAGTTAGTAGCTCCATTAACTGCAGCAGATTTGCAGCAGCAAGCGCAAAAATCCGTTTTTAAGGCCTAAAACTGTATAATTTACCCGTATGCGCCCATAGCTCAATGGATAGAGCAACTGACTTCGGATCAGTGGGTTGTGGGTTCGACTCCTGCTGGGCGCGCTAAGGAATGCTATGGGGATCCATGAAAACTGAAGAGAAGAATCACCAAACTGTCAAACTGACTGGTTACTACACGTTACTCGCAGCAGTCATCGGTGGGTTTTCACTGATACTAAATACGCTGATTGAACAGGG
Protein-coding regions in this window:
- a CDS encoding helix-turn-helix domain-containing protein, which translates into the protein MNLEAYPPFQLLKATQVAQILNVSRAFAYQLMKKGELPTVKMQGAVRVKLEDLKRYIEAKRTAMV
- a CDS encoding replication initiation factor domain-containing protein, yielding MEFRIHWFAVTIWGTTDFALKLWEVWFQKSLGHMQPQGYGGRLYQSIYKALAESKLYCAPRLATDDSEQHFHFELPGSACEALHPKLLQDFMLALEHVERFQFTRLDLAWDGVPFTPEDLEQAGESNMLRTYARRETLSFESTPYKPREDGQIGHSIFRMGSRQSSRYLRVYNLHGPVRLEIETRSKRADTIARDVLVHAPDDWAAKAMAHLRDFVDVHADYWQEFIQGEARANCTVTDARTSEMSRISDWLYKQVAPSLSVLADVYGEDAVDRLLKTGRRKRGKRFDSLLSGGNHES
- a CDS encoding site-specific integrase, coding for MAKRRNNQEGAIYQKPNGRWQAQFSIEGRRFSKSFPSKRECVDWLREMANQKDRGLTSKGVDLTFHEFFERWLLLTKPRVRPKTWLQYRGIGSYHLMPKFGKTKLVDIKPAAIQDLYAEKLRDGLGARTVQLIHGVLRSSLGFAERQGLISYSPTKRVDKPTFMQPEMKFLSDVQVKALLALTEGSSLGTLLQMAVTTGMRQGELLGLRWADVDWASATVRVRRQLQRIPYQGLIFTEPKSRNGIRTVQLGSLTLRALMQHKERQGAEFLNGENTEDLLFPSSTGTPKEPRILYAQFKKALKMARVPDVRFHDLRHTAASLMLMSGMELIRIARQLGHSKPSITLDIYGHLIPGLENASAERLDELVAPLTAADLQQQAQKSVFKA